The region CATCACACCCATGCCGGCGATATCGAGACCGCTCATCTGGAACATGGTGTAGCCGCCGCCCTGGTCGTCCCGATTGTCCGCCCCTTTCCAGCCAAAGAGCGCGGCGTAGAAAGCCTTCGAGGCTTCGGGATCGTTGCTCATCAGATCCACCCAGGAAAACTGTCCCGCTGCGTAGCTTACGAAACGTGCCATGAGGCTCCTCCCGTACGAAACCCAAGCGTACGACCGGCCTCGCGCCGGAGTCCAGGGCGAAATGCGCTGCTGGTGCCAGGGACTGGCACGAGGACATCCGCTGGCAGAGGGTGGTATACAAAGCCGTCCCCAGGAGGCTGGTATGCCAGCCGCCCCAAGGAGGAATCGAGATGCGACCCGCCCCCACCCTGTTCGTCGTCACGCTGGCTCTCTTGTTCGCCGGATGCGGCCAGAGCGACACCCTCCTGCCTTCCGATCCCGATGCCGACGCTTTCGGCCACACGCCGCCCACGCAGGCCACCGTGGCCATACGCGACCAGCGAGTGAAGGATTTGCCGCTGACGAGCTCCTCCGACCGCGAAGACGCGATCCGCGGCCTGGTCGCCCGGGAGGACGTACTCGAGATCCCCGGCAGCGGCGATCGCCTCGTCTGGAATCGCCCGGCCTACGATTTCATCGAGGGCCCGGCGCCGGATTCCGTGAACCCGAGCTTGTGGCGCCAGGCCGAGCTGAACAATCTGCATGGGCTCTTCGAAGTCACACCTGGCGTCCACCAGGTGCGCGGCTACGACCTCGCGAACATGAGTCTGATCGAGGGCGAACGCGGCTTCATCGTGGTCGATCCCCTCGGCTCTGCCGAAACAGGCGCTGCGGCCCTGGCCTTCGCCCGCAAACACCTGGGCAACAAGCCCGTCACTGCGGTGATCCTCACGCATAGCCACGTCGATCATTTTGGCGGAACGTCTGGCATCGTTTCACGTGAGGAGATCGCGTCCGGAAGCATGCGCATCATCGCACCTGCCGGCTTCCTGCATGAAGCGACCAGTGAGAACCTCCTGGCAGGCCCGGCGATGAGTCGACGCGCCGCCTTCATGTACGGCTTTCGTCTGGCCCGCAGCCCGCGAGGCCATCTCGATTCAGGCCTCGGCAAGGAACCCGGCCGGGGGAATACGACGATCATGCCACCGACGCATGTCATCGACCGCACGCCTCAGGCAATGACCCTCGATGGCGTGCGTTTCGTCTTTCAATACGCACCCGAATCCGAGGCTCCGGCCGAGCTGATGTTCTACCTCCCGGAGAAGAAGGCGTTCTGCGGCGCCGAGGTCGTCTCGCGTACGATGCACAACCTCTACACCCTTCGTGGCGCAAAGGTGCGCGACGCCCTGCGCTGGAGCGGCTACATCGACGAAGCCCTCGAACTCTTCGGTCGTGAAGCGGAAGTCGCCTTCGCCAGTCACCATTGGCCGACCTGGGGCAATGAACGCATCCAGACGTACTTGAAGCGCCAGCGCGATACCTACAAATACATTCATGACCAGACACTGCGCCTGGCCAACGCCGGCTACACCTCCCAGGAAATTGCGGATGCACTCGAGCTTCCGCCCTCGCTTCGCCCCCACTTAGGCAACCGGGGCTACTACGGCACGGTGCGGCACAATGCCAAGGCGGTCTATCAGGCCTACTTCGGCTGGTACGACGCCAATCCAGCCCACCTCGATCCGTTGGCACCTGCCGACGCCGCAGCTCGTTATGTCGAGGCGATGGGCGGCGCCGCTCCGGTGCTCGAAAAGGCCCAGGCAGCCTTCGACCGCGGCGATTACCGATGGACTGCGATGCTCCTCGACCATCTCGTCTTCGCGGAGCCGGCGAATACGGAAGCCCGAGCGCTTCTCGCGCGGACCTACGACCAGCTCGGCTACCAGGCAGAATCGGCGCCCTGGCGCGACGTCTACCTGTCGGGTGCCTATGAGCTCCGACATGGCCCGCCTCCGGCCGACGCACCCAGCCCCTTGGAGGGGGCCGCGGAACTCGTCAAACACATTCCGGTGGCGCGGTTCTTCGATGCGATGGCGGCTCGCTTGAATGGACCGGATGCCTCCGACGAGAACGTGACGATCAACCTCGTCTTCACGGACCTGAACGAGAGCCACGTTCTCTCCATCGAGAACGCCGTCCTCCACCATTGGCAACGCGAGCCGGCAGCGGATGCCGCGGCGACCATCCGCCTTACCCATGGCTTCTTCCTGAGATTGCTCCTGGGCCAGACCGGCCTCCGGGAGATGGTCTTTTCCGACGAGCTCGAGGTGGAAGGCAGCCGCCTCGAGTTGATGGGCTTCTTCTCGCTCTTCGACCCGATGGCGCCAAACTTCCCGATCGTCACGCCATAGGGGTTCCAGGGACCTTCTGACCCGACCGGACACCCCGGTGAGGCGGAATGCCGCTAGCGGAGGAGCCCCAGCACGCGGTGCGCTGCAAGCCCTCCCACTTACCGGCGCGTCAATTGCAGCTGTGTGCCCCATGAGTCACAGCGAATTCCTCACCGCGTCCGAGCGTCTGAACCTCGATCTCGAGGATGCCCACGTTCAAATGCACGTGGGCGGGGCGTTCCTGTTCGAGCGAGGCCCCCTCGGTCAGGGCGCCGGGGTCGCGTTCGACCGCATCCGCGACTTCGTGGAATCCCGCCTCTACCGGGTGCCGCGCTGCCGCCAGCGCCTGGCGCGGGCACCCCTCGGCGGAGGGTTGGCCTGGGTCGATGACGCCACCTTCAACCTCCACTACCACGTGCGCCACACGCATCTCCCCCACCCGGGGGACGAGCGGCAACTGAAGCGGCTATGCGGTCACATCGCCTCGCAACGTCTCGACAAGGAAAGACCGCTCTGGGAACTGCACGTCGTCGAGGGACTCGAAGACGACCGCTTCGCGCTCATCGTCAAAGCACATCAATGCATCACCCATGGCGTGTGGGAGATCGGGTTGATCCAGGCTTTGCTCTCGGACAACGCCGATCCGGATCCGCCCGAGCCCGGGCCCGTCTGGCTTCCGCGTCCTGCACCCTCCGGACGGGATCTGCTGCGGAATTCCGTCGCACAACGAATGGAAGCTCCGCTCCAACTCGGGCGATTCCTGTTGAAGGCGGGCCAGAACCCGGAACGCAGCTGGGACGAACTGCGCAACGGCCTGGAAGGTTTCCGCGATACGGGTCTGGCATCCGAGACGCCGTTCAATCGTCGCATCGGTCCCCACCGGCGTCTCGATTGGATGATCTCCGATGCAGACAGTGCTCGAAGGGTGGCGGAACGTTGCAGCATCGGTCTCGATGCCGTGGCGCTCTCCTCGCTGGCCGGCGCAGTGGGGCGCTTCTTCGAGCAGCGGGGTATTCCCCGGGCCGACCAGCGGGATCTCAATATGAGTGCGGCTCTTCCGGAGCAGGCAGGTGGCCTGCTCGACGAGGAACTCGCCGGCGACGCCCTCGCTTGGATGGTCGCAAAGCTGCCGATCACCGAGCCGGACCCGTTGGTGCGTCTCGAGCAGGTAGCGCAAGAGCTCGAGGCCTCGACCCACGTCGGTTACGAATTGTTCTCCGATGCAACCGATTTGCTCTGGCCCGGTCTCTCCGGTGCGGTCACGCGGATCCTGCTGGCAAGCCGGGTTTCGAACCTGACGCTCGCCCTTCTCTCCGGCCCGGAAACGGATCGCTTCCTGCTCGGCGCACGCTTGACCGACGCCTTCCCCATCTTGCCGCTGGTTCCGGATCAAGCCTTGCGCGTCGCCCTCTACGTCCGGGGGTCGAAGATGCACTGGGGCTTCAATTCGGATTGGGAGCTGCTCCCGGATCTGCACGACCTGGTGCGCTTCACGGATGAGTGCTTCCGGGAGCTCTGCGCGGCCGCAAACGCCCAGGCGGCCTGAGGGAACGGATGGACCACTACCACTACGAGCGCCTTTCGGCCCAGGACAACGATTTCCTCGATTGGGAAACGCCTTCCCTCACGATGCACGGCTCCGGGATCATGATCTTCGACGCGTCCCCGCTGCTCACTCCGGATGAGGGCATCGATTTCGCGACGATCAAGCAGGGCTTTGCGGCAGTCCTGCACCACGTACCGCGCTATCGCCAGAAACTCGCCTGGATGTCCGGAGAGGACCGGCCCTATTGGGTCGATGATGCCCAGTTCAACCTCGACTACCACATGCGGCACATCGCGCTGCCCCGCCCGGGTAGCGACGCGCAGCTCAAGCGCCTGGCGGCCGACATCATGCAGCGCCCGCTCGATCGTGGTCGCCCGCTCTGGGAGACCTGGGTGGTCGAAGGCATCTCGGGCAATCGCTTCGCGATCGTGATGAAGGCTCACCACTGCATGATCGACGGTGCCTCGGGCATGGGCTTGATGGAACGCCTCTACTCGATGACGGCAGACTACGAAATCACCGATGCGCCCCGTTTCGTACCGCGACCCAGGCCTTCGGGGATGGAATTGTGGCGAGATGGATGGCGCCGCCGGCTCGACCTTCCGGGCCGCGCCGTACAGGGCTTGCGCGATTTCGTGTCCGGGACCGAGGACCTGGGCGAGGAGGTCGCCTCGCGGCTGCGAGCGGTCGGCGACCTGGCGAAGATGAAGCTCGTCGCTGCCTCGCACACACCGATCAACGGGCCGGTCGGCCCCCATCGCGTCCACGACTGGGTCGAACTCTCCCTCGAGGAATTCAAGGCTGTTCGCCGTTCACTGGGCTGCTCGATCAATGATGTCGTACTGACGATCGTCACCGGAGCCGTGCGAGAACTGATGACCCGCAGGCAGATCCGCCCGGAAGGTCTGGATTTCCGGGTCAGCGCGCCGGTGAACGTGCGTTCCAAGGGCGATCAGGAGAAGATGGGCAACCATGTCTCGTCCTGGATCGTGCGGCTCCCCCTCGACGAGAAGGATCCTCTCGAACAACTGCGTCGCATCCACGAACTCACGCAGAGGCTGAAGGATTCCCGTCAATCCGTGGGCGTCCAGATGGTGACGGCCCTCCACGAGTGGATCCCGTTCGATATCCAGGGCGCATCCACCGGCACCCAGAACATGCTCGTGACGAACGTGCCCGGGCCACCCTTCCCGCTCTATCTGCTGGGCGCCGAGATGCGCTCGCTCTATACCCTGGCACCGTTGATCGAGAACATCGGGCTCGCGGTAAGCGTCGTCAGCTACAACGGAAAATTCGGCTTCGGCTTCAACGCGGACTACGATCGGCTGCCCGATCTCGGACAGTTCACTCGCTCGATCGCGCGCTCATTCGAGCACCTAGCCATTGCCGCGGGAACGAAACGGCCCGAAGCCGAGCTGCGCACGGCAACGCGCTGACTCACGCCGAGCCGCAGCCCGGCGCGAGTCGGCGATCTCTCACGGGAGATTGAGCTGCTTGGCAGGGCGTACGCTGATATCCGCGATGTTCACGTTGATCGGTTGCGTGACGGAGAAGAGCACGGCATCGGCCACGTCCTGGGGCTCCCCGAGAGTCTGCTTCATGGGCCCGGCCAGCTTCTCGAAGACCTCGTCCGGAAGTCGTTCGCCCTGCTTGACTTCGACGTCCACACCCGACATCGCAATGATGCCCTTCAAGAACGCGGGATCGAAGTTGCGGGCGAAGTTCGTGGCGATGGCGCCCGGCATCACGTTCACCACACGGATCGTGTCCTCTTCGAGTTCGGTGCGAAGCGTCGCGGAGATGGCGTTGACGGCATGCTTGGTGGCACCGTAGATACCCGGGTCCTGGCGTTGGGCTGCGATCGACGAGATGTTCACGATGTGACCTTCGGCATTGCACGCCCGCATGGCTCGCACAGCCGCCTGGCAGCCCACCAGCAACGCCAGCAGGTTCGTCTCGAGCATGGCTCGCCATTCTTCGGGTTCGCCGTCCACGATGCTTGCGGGGAAGGAGAGGCCTGCGTTGTTCACCATCACGTCGAGCCGGCCTGTCTCGCGCACGGCTTCGTCGACGAGGGACCGCACCTGCGCGGGATCTCGTAGCTCCGTGACGACGACGGTTGCAGCACCACCGGCCTCCTCGATCTGCTTGCGTGTCGCGTCCATGGGCTCCCGGGTTCGGCCCGAGAGGAAGACATGGGCGCCGGCGCTGCCGAGGGTGAGTGCGATCGCGCGGCCAATTCCGCTCGATGCGCCCGTTACGATGGCGGTTCGGTCTTTCAGGGTGCTGGGTTCGATCATGAGTTCTCCTGTTGGGCGCGCACGTGTTCCTTGAGTTGCGTAAGGCCGGCCTACGAGCGCACCAGACCCCAGACCGCTTCTTCCGACAGGGCAATCGTGTGCTCGTCGAGACGCACGAGGCCCGCGTCGGCCTCCTTCGCCAGGCCCACGAAAGCGCCGAAGGCCAGGGCGATCAGGACTTCCGGAGGGCCCTCACGGATCGCACCTTCCGCCTGGGCCGAGCGGACGAACGCGGCCACGCCCTCCATCACCGAGTTCGAGACCTCGCGGCTGGCGGGCTCCAGGTAGGGCAGGTGGCGATGCATCTCGAGGAAGCGGAACGCCTCGGACTGCTTGCGTGAGAACTCCCAGAGGCCGCGCCACAGCTGCCGGAATCCCTCTCGGGGGGAGGGCGCTCCGGCGATCGCGTCGACCAGGCAGCGATGCATCGAAAGCTTGCACTCCCGGTAGACGGCGTTCACCAGGGCTTCCTTCCCGGTGAAATGGCGGTAGATCGTGCCGGCAGCCACGCCCGCACGTGTGGCGACTTCCGGAACAGCGGTGCCGGCGTAGGAGTGCTCGCTCATCAGCTCGAGCGCTGCACGGACGATCGCTGCACGGGTGTCCTGGGGGTCGTGAGCCTGGGCAGGCTGCCGTTTCATGCAGCGAATGAATATTCATTCACATGGCCCGTGTCAAGTCGAGGACTCCGGATACAGAATGTGACTTTTGGCAGGTGATATGCAAATATTCCTCGCCGTTCACGAACCGTTTCACCCCGGCCAGCCAGCGGTCGGATGGAAGGAGACCCCCATGGCCCGCGAAGCCGTCATCGTCGATAGCGTCCGCACCGGACTCACCAAGGCCCACCGCGGCTCGTTCAACATGACCGAGCCCGTCGACTACACCGCTCACGTGCTGCGTGAGGTCGTCGCGCGCCAACCCGCCCTGGACGCTGAAGAAGTAGAGGACGTGATCCTCGGCTGCGGCATGCCGGAAGGCTGCCAGGGCATGAACATGGGGCGCGTTGCCGCCATGGCCGCCGGCTTCCCCAAGACGGTCGCCGCGACCACCGTGAACCGCTTCTGCTCATCCGGCTCCCAGGCCATCGCCATGGCAGCCCACCAGATCCTCCACGAGGGTGCAGAGGTCGCCATCGGCGCCGGCGTCGAAACCATCACGATGATGCAGGACGGCACCCAGAACACCAGTCGGATGGTGAACGAGACGGCCAAGAATCGATTCCCCGGCCTCTACTTCCCGATGGGTGTTACCGCCGAAGTCGTGGCCGAGCGCTACAGCATCTCCAGAGAAGACCAGGACATCTACGCGGCGCAGAGCCAGGAGCGGTACGCCGCTTCGGTCGAAGCCGGCAAGGTCGCCGAGGACATCGTTCCGATGACCGTGACCCGGCGCGTCCAGAAGAAGGGCGAGGAGCCCTTCGAAGAAGAGTTCAAGGTCGAGCAGGACGAGTGCAACCGGCCGGGTACGACCGTCGAGGCACTGGCCGGTTTGAAGCCGGTGTTCAAGCCGGCGGAAGAAGGTGGCACCGTGACTGCGGGCAACGCTTCCCAGCTCTCCGATGGTGCGTCGGCGACCCTGCTGATGAGTTCCGACCGCGCAAAGGAGCTCGGCCTCGAGCCCCTCGGCGTGTACCGGGGCACCGCCGTTGCGGGCTGCGGCCCCGAGGAGATGGGCATCGGACCCGTCTTCGCGTTTCCGAAGCTGCTGAAGCGCCACGGCCTCACGATGGACGACATCGACATCGTCGAGCTGAACGAAGCCTTCGCTTCCCAGCTGCTCTACTGCCAGCGCGAGCTCGACATCCCGAACGAGAAGCTCAACCCGCTCGGCGGCTCGATCTCGATCGGCCATCCCTTCGGCATGACCGGCTCCCGCATGACAGGCCAGCTGCTGCGAGAGCTGAAGCGGCAGGGCAAGCGCTACGGCGTCGTGACCATGTGCATCGGCGGTGGCCAGGGGCTGGCGTCCCTCTTCGAGGCCGTCTAGCCAAGACGAGACGGTCGAAATGGGAGGTTCCTTGTCGCTACGGCTGATGGGTGCACCGGGCTCGCCCTATACGCGAAAGATGCGGGCGCTGCTCCGCTATCGGCGTATTCCCTATCAGCTGCTCCTGCCTGGCTCGCCGGAAACCAAGGGCCTTCCCCAGCCGAAAGTACCGCTCCTGCCCACCTTCTTCCTGCCGGATGACGACGGGAACGAGGTAGCGGTCACCGATTCGACGCCGTTGATCCGGCGCTTCGAGGGAGAATTCGAGGGGCGCAGCGTCATTCCGGAGGATCCGGTGCTGCGCTTCCTCGATGCGCTCGTCGAGGACTACGCCGACGAGTGGCTCACGAAGGCGATGTTCCACTACCGCTGGTACTACGCGGCCGACATCGAGAAGGCCGGGGCCGTCCTGCCGCTCTGGCGAAGCGCGAGCATGACCGACGAGGAGCTGGCGCCCGTCTCCAAGATGATTCGCGAACGCCAGATCGAGCGGCTGTGGGTCGTGGGTTCGAACGACACCACCGCGCCGGTGATCGAGCAGAGCTACCGGCGCTTTCTCCGGGCCTTCGACGCACACCTGCAACACTTCCCGTTCTTGCTGGGGGGTCGCCCGGGCTCTGCTGATTTTGGAATCTACGGCCAGCTCACCCAGCTCGCGCTCTTCGATCCCACACCGGTCGCGGTCACCATCGAGGAATCGCCGCGCGTCTATGCGTGGGTCGAGAAGATGGAAGACCTGAGCGGGTTGGAGCCCGGCCCGTGGATCTCCGGGGATGCCATTCCCGAGACTCTCGGAGCACTTCTGTCCGAGGTCGGCAGGGTCTATCCGCCATTCCTGCTGGCCAATGCGCGAGCGCTCGAGCAGGGAGCGGAGCGGGTCGAGACACAGATCGATGGCAAGCCCTGGACCCAGAAGCCCTTCCCTTACCAGGCGAAGTGCTTGCGTTGGTTGCGCGAGGCGCATGCCGGGCTTTCCGAGGCCGAACGCACGACGGTCGATACCGTGCTGGCCGGAACGGGTTGCGAGGCGCTCTTCCAGTAAGGAAGCGCGAAGCCCCGCGTCAAGCGTGGGGGCGGCGCGGAAGACTCCGGGCCGGAACTCCGACCGCGCTGTGATCCGAGGGAACGTCGTCGAGCACCACCGCGTTCGCACCGATCTGCACGCGATCACCGATCTGGAGCGGCCCCAGAAGCCTCGCACCGCTACCGATGAAGACATCGTCTCCGAGTGTCGGCCCAGGAGAGCCGAAGACGACGCGTGACGAGTTGGAAAGCCCCAACGTCGCGTAGGGCGCAATCGTCGCGTTCTTTCCGATCGTCGTCCGTCCATTGATCACGATGAAACCATGCACGAAGTGAACCCCGCCACCGATCCGGACATCGTGGCCGATCGATACATTCGAGAGGGCCTGGTTCCAACTGGCCAGCAGCGTTCCGAGTGGGCGTAGCCCGAGAGAGCAGAGCAGGATCTGGAGGCGGTAGCGAAGCGCGGCACCGAACGTCTCCGTGCGGAACAAGACGTACAAGAGGCGTTGCCATGCGGGTCGATCCGCCGAGAAACGCGGGTACCACAAGGCGTAGACCTCGAGATCCGCCAGAATCAAACGTCGGGTTTCGGTCCAATCGACGGATCCCGGCCGAGAACGGTCGATCTCGGCGCCCACTCAACTCTCCACTTGCGGCGCCAACGGCACGCGTTCTTCCAGGCAGCCGTAGGCCGTCGGGGTGAGCTTGATGATCGTATGCAGGGGCATGTCGAGATGCGGAGTCTCGACGATCGGCAACTGCTGGAAGTAGGCCACCATCGCGCGCAGGACGGCGCGATGGGCCACGACCAGAACGGGAGTGCGGTAGCGCTCCAGCTCGATCAAGACCCGATCGATGCGGTGGATGACGTCCAGATAAGATTCTCCGCGCGGATAGCGGTACTCGAGTTTGTCGCGCTTGCGTGCGTGGAACTCGCCGGACATGGAGCGTTCGATCTCGGCGTACGTCATGCCCTCGCAGCTTCCCGCATGGATCTCGTCCAGCGCCTTCCAGGAGCCCGTCTGCAAGCCGAGCGGCTCTGCCGTCAGGACGGTTCGACGCAACGTGCTCGTCCAGACGTCGAGGTTCGCCGCCGAGGGAAAGGAATCGCGAACATGGGCGGCGAGGCTTTGGGCATACTCCGCGCCAGCCGAGGAGAGCGATGCGTCCCCGCCGATTCGGCCCTGCACGTTGTACACGCTCTGGCCGTGGCGGGTGAGCCAGACCGGCCGGTTCGTAACCTGGAGATTGGACAGGAAGAAGACGACCTTCCCGACGACGTATCCATACACGCGATTGATCACGACCTGGGCGCCCCGATTCCGGAGCCGGACCCATGCACCCTCATCCTCCCCGAGCGTCTCGTACTGACTTTCGTAGTGGGCGATGCGCTTGCCGAAATCGGCCAGGGCCTGGGCCTCGGGGACACCTTCATAATCCGGGGATCGGAGCTTCGTCTCCCTCAAATTGGCTTCGATGATCGCCGGATCGTCGTTCACGATCTCGACGAACAGGAGCTCGAAATCCTCCGCTTCGGCGCGCTCCCGGATCGAGCGACGCCGCTCCCGGGTCGAGTTGGTGGCATCGTAGACGGCGATCCGGCCTGATTGCCGCAGCCAACCGCACGCCTCATCGAGCGCATCCTCGGCGAGACCTGCCCGCTCCCGGGCGGCATCCTTGTTCGCCGGGTCGAAGTATTCGTGGGATTGGCCCGGCCCGACCGTGACGCGGCGATGCTCCCCTACGTTGAACGCCTGGGTGGGGTAGCCGAGCCAGGAGAGGTAGCCGACCAGCTTGCGGGCTGTGAAGGTCTTTCCGCGGGCAGGAAGCCCCACCATGGCAATCAGGTGTTTTCGTCCCCGACGCGGACGATCCATCTGTCTCCCCTGTTCAGAATGCGCCACCCTAGCAGGCTCGACACACTCGCGGAGGCAGACACGATGACGACGATCGGAATTCTGGTGGGCGGCGGGCCGGCTCCTGGCATCAATGGCGTGATCGGATCCGCGGCCATCTATGCGCGACGCCAAGGTGCCCGCGTCTTCGGCCTGTTCGAGGGATTTCGCTGGTTGATGGAAGGCAAGACCGATCACTGCACCGAGTTGAGCATCGGTACGGTGTCGCGGGTCCACCTGTTGGGTGGCTCGATCCTCCAGACTTCGCGCGCCAACCCGACGAAGAAACCGGAGGATCTCCGCCGCGTCGTCGAGACGTTGCGCAAGATCGGCATCGACCAGCTCGTGACGATCGGTGGTGATGACACCTGCTATTCCGCCATGCGCGTCGCCGAGGAAGCCGGACCCGCAATCCGTGTGGCGCATGTGCCCAAGACGATCGACAACGATCTTCCGCTTCCCGAAGGCATCCCGACCTTCGGCTTCGAGACCGCCCGGGAAACCGGCGCAACGATCCTCAGCCACCTGATGGAAGATGCACGAACGACAGGCCGTTGGTATGTGACGGTGATGATGGGGCGTTCCGCCGGGCACCTCGCACTCGGTGCAGCGAAATCTGCCGGTGCGACCCTTGCGATCGTCAGCGAGGAGTTCCCGGAGGGGCCGATCCGGCTGGCCGATGTGCAGCGACGAATCGAGGCGTCCGTCGTGAAGCGAATTGCCTTTCATCGCCCTTACGGAGTGGCCGTCGTTGCCGAGGGGATTGGCGAGCGTTTGCATCCCGACGATCTCGAGCAGCTGCCTGAGCTTCCGCGCGACGAACACGGCCACGTCCGCCTCGCCGAGCTGCCACTGGGTCGATTGTTGGTCTCCGGAGTCAAGCAGGGGCTGAAGGATCTGGGCCAGAATGTGACGATGGTGGCCAAGGATGTCGGCTACGAACTCCGTTGCGTCGCGCCCAATGCCTTCGACGCGGAGTACACCCGAGATCTCGGTGCCGGCGCCGTGCGATGCCTACTCGATGGCACCCATTCCGTGATGATCACCCGTGAGGGGAATGGCATCCATCCCGTCCCCCTGGGCGACATCCTGGACCGTGAAACCGGGCGCACCCGCGTGCGCCATCTCGACATCACGAGCCCTTCCTACACGATGGCTCGTGCCCTCCAGGTGCGGCTCGAAGCCCAGGATCTCGAAGACCCTCGCGCGATCGGCATGCTCGAGGAAACGACCGGACGAGGAATCGGCGAGCTGCAGGAGCGCTGGGCTGGATCGCTCGACAGCTAGCTCCAATCCGTCGTATTGAGGTGAAGGCCGGACA is a window of bacterium DNA encoding:
- a CDS encoding MBL fold metallo-hydrolase, yielding MRPAPTLFVVTLALLFAGCGQSDTLLPSDPDADAFGHTPPTQATVAIRDQRVKDLPLTSSSDREDAIRGLVAREDVLEIPGSGDRLVWNRPAYDFIEGPAPDSVNPSLWRQAELNNLHGLFEVTPGVHQVRGYDLANMSLIEGERGFIVVDPLGSAETGAAALAFARKHLGNKPVTAVILTHSHVDHFGGTSGIVSREEIASGSMRIIAPAGFLHEATSENLLAGPAMSRRAAFMYGFRLARSPRGHLDSGLGKEPGRGNTTIMPPTHVIDRTPQAMTLDGVRFVFQYAPESEAPAELMFYLPEKKAFCGAEVVSRTMHNLYTLRGAKVRDALRWSGYIDEALELFGREAEVAFASHHWPTWGNERIQTYLKRQRDTYKYIHDQTLRLANAGYTSQEIADALELPPSLRPHLGNRGYYGTVRHNAKAVYQAYFGWYDANPAHLDPLAPADAAARYVEAMGGAAPVLEKAQAAFDRGDYRWTAMLLDHLVFAEPANTEARALLARTYDQLGYQAESAPWRDVYLSGAYELRHGPPPADAPSPLEGAAELVKHIPVARFFDAMAARLNGPDASDENVTINLVFTDLNESHVLSIENAVLHHWQREPAADAAATIRLTHGFFLRLLLGQTGLREMVFSDELEVEGSRLELMGFFSLFDPMAPNFPIVTP
- a CDS encoding DUF1298 domain-containing protein; this translates as MSHSEFLTASERLNLDLEDAHVQMHVGGAFLFERGPLGQGAGVAFDRIRDFVESRLYRVPRCRQRLARAPLGGGLAWVDDATFNLHYHVRHTHLPHPGDERQLKRLCGHIASQRLDKERPLWELHVVEGLEDDRFALIVKAHQCITHGVWEIGLIQALLSDNADPDPPEPGPVWLPRPAPSGRDLLRNSVAQRMEAPLQLGRFLLKAGQNPERSWDELRNGLEGFRDTGLASETPFNRRIGPHRRLDWMISDADSARRVAERCSIGLDAVALSSLAGAVGRFFEQRGIPRADQRDLNMSAALPEQAGGLLDEELAGDALAWMVAKLPITEPDPLVRLEQVAQELEASTHVGYELFSDATDLLWPGLSGAVTRILLASRVSNLTLALLSGPETDRFLLGARLTDAFPILPLVPDQALRVALYVRGSKMHWGFNSDWELLPDLHDLVRFTDECFRELCAAANAQAA
- a CDS encoding wax ester/triacylglycerol synthase family O-acyltransferase, which codes for MDHYHYERLSAQDNDFLDWETPSLTMHGSGIMIFDASPLLTPDEGIDFATIKQGFAAVLHHVPRYRQKLAWMSGEDRPYWVDDAQFNLDYHMRHIALPRPGSDAQLKRLAADIMQRPLDRGRPLWETWVVEGISGNRFAIVMKAHHCMIDGASGMGLMERLYSMTADYEITDAPRFVPRPRPSGMELWRDGWRRRLDLPGRAVQGLRDFVSGTEDLGEEVASRLRAVGDLAKMKLVAASHTPINGPVGPHRVHDWVELSLEEFKAVRRSLGCSINDVVLTIVTGAVRELMTRRQIRPEGLDFRVSAPVNVRSKGDQEKMGNHVSSWIVRLPLDEKDPLEQLRRIHELTQRLKDSRQSVGVQMVTALHEWIPFDIQGASTGTQNMLVTNVPGPPFPLYLLGAEMRSLYTLAPLIENIGLAVSVVSYNGKFGFGFNADYDRLPDLGQFTRSIARSFEHLAIAAGTKRPEAELRTATR
- a CDS encoding SDR family oxidoreductase, yielding MIEPSTLKDRTAIVTGASSGIGRAIALTLGSAGAHVFLSGRTREPMDATRKQIEEAGGAATVVVTELRDPAQVRSLVDEAVRETGRLDVMVNNAGLSFPASIVDGEPEEWRAMLETNLLALLVGCQAAVRAMRACNAEGHIVNISSIAAQRQDPGIYGATKHAVNAISATLRTELEEDTIRVVNVMPGAIATNFARNFDPAFLKGIIAMSGVDVEVKQGERLPDEVFEKLAGPMKQTLGEPQDVADAVLFSVTQPINVNIADISVRPAKQLNLP
- a CDS encoding TetR/AcrR family transcriptional regulator is translated as MKRQPAQAHDPQDTRAAIVRAALELMSEHSYAGTAVPEVATRAGVAAGTIYRHFTGKEALVNAVYRECKLSMHRCLVDAIAGAPSPREGFRQLWRGLWEFSRKQSEAFRFLEMHRHLPYLEPASREVSNSVMEGVAAFVRSAQAEGAIREGPPEVLIALAFGAFVGLAKEADAGLVRLDEHTIALSEEAVWGLVRS
- a CDS encoding thiolase family protein, yielding MAREAVIVDSVRTGLTKAHRGSFNMTEPVDYTAHVLREVVARQPALDAEEVEDVILGCGMPEGCQGMNMGRVAAMAAGFPKTVAATTVNRFCSSGSQAIAMAAHQILHEGAEVAIGAGVETITMMQDGTQNTSRMVNETAKNRFPGLYFPMGVTAEVVAERYSISREDQDIYAAQSQERYAASVEAGKVAEDIVPMTVTRRVQKKGEEPFEEEFKVEQDECNRPGTTVEALAGLKPVFKPAEEGGTVTAGNASQLSDGASATLLMSSDRAKELGLEPLGVYRGTAVAGCGPEEMGIGPVFAFPKLLKRHGLTMDDIDIVELNEAFASQLLYCQRELDIPNEKLNPLGGSISIGHPFGMTGSRMTGQLLRELKRQGKRYGVVTMCIGGGQGLASLFEAV
- a CDS encoding glutathione S-transferase family protein, which encodes MGGSLSLRLMGAPGSPYTRKMRALLRYRRIPYQLLLPGSPETKGLPQPKVPLLPTFFLPDDDGNEVAVTDSTPLIRRFEGEFEGRSVIPEDPVLRFLDALVEDYADEWLTKAMFHYRWYYAADIEKAGAVLPLWRSASMTDEELAPVSKMIRERQIERLWVVGSNDTTAPVIEQSYRRFLRAFDAHLQHFPFLLGGRPGSADFGIYGQLTQLALFDPTPVAVTIEESPRVYAWVEKMEDLSGLEPGPWISGDAIPETLGALLSEVGRVYPPFLLANARALEQGAERVETQIDGKPWTQKPFPYQAKCLRWLREAHAGLSEAERTTVDTVLAGTGCEALFQ
- a CDS encoding serine acetyltransferase — translated: MWYPRFSADRPAWQRLLYVLFRTETFGAALRYRLQILLCSLGLRPLGTLLASWNQALSNVSIGHDVRIGGGVHFVHGFIVINGRTTIGKNATIAPYATLGLSNSSRVVFGSPGPTLGDDVFIGSGARLLGPLQIGDRVQIGANAVVLDDVPSDHSAVGVPARSLPRRPHA